The Oryzias melastigma strain HK-1 linkage group LG6, ASM292280v2, whole genome shotgun sequence genome includes a window with the following:
- the mtss1la gene encoding MTSS I-BAR domain containing 2a isoform X1 yields MESVEKECGALGGLFQAIVNDMKSSYPVWEDFSAKATKLHAQLRTTILAAVAFLDAFQKVADMATNSRGATREIGSALTRMCMRHRSIEAKLRHFSNVLTEGLVTPLQDRIEEWKKTANQLDKDHAKEYKRSRQEIKRKSLDTIKLQKKARKELLGRGNLRPQLDSAMQDVNDLYLLMEETEKQAVRRALLEERGRYCSFINLLQPVVNVEIAMLGEITHLQAIVEDLTVLTEDPHKLPPASEQVIRDLKGSDYSWSYQTPPSSPSSTTSRKSSMCSLLQMPSAGAHRLSSVSSHDSGFVSQDANTLSKPPSPMPSDITSQKSTSSASSEASETCQSVSECNSPTAFGSCSSFGTFRPAFSQTGTIRPLSVILPSSPTFNHSPGSNDPSPTSKVPSWKDWAKSSSCEPSLASTPQRRREPADKMREAEAPPSPQGYPGMQADDLGRARSGIITAKHGEPLSPAASSLAMVLTRGLSMEQQKSSRDSLQYSSGYSSQTNTPSCSEDTIPSQGSDYECYSLNGDADGEGQADFDKSSTIPRHSNIAQSYRRMIQTKRPASTAGLPAGRSPQGTPNGPEGGSSGVITSGTATIRRTPSTKTGVRRTPSTSGPIPIRPPIVPAKTPTVPDSPGHASPSPHHTGGEEFLYGGDVYMMGSPKRMSLPDTTWSRGGGGATDRTLYPQQAPGMGAQSGEEDPLLAANRHSLVEKIGELAASAHALGEGHFPFSSSLPGESAPQELSSVKDVDMLVTIRRGVKLRKTVTDDRSSPRILR; encoded by the exons GTGCCACCAGGGAAATCGGCTCAGCCCTGACGAGGATGTGCATGAGGCACCGCAGCATCGAGGCCAAATTACGCCACTTCTCCAA CGTCCTCACGGAGGGCCTGGTCACTCCGCTCCAAGACCGGATAGAAGAGTGGAAGAAGACGGCTAACCAGCTGGACAAAGACCACGCCAAAG aataCAAAAGATCTCGTCAGGAAATCAAGAGGAAGTCCTTAGATACCATCAAGCTGCAGAAGAAAGcaagaaaag AGTTGCTAG GGAGGGGGAACCTGCGCCCCCAGCTGGACAGCGCCATGCAGGACGTCAACGACCTGTACCTGCTGATGGAGGAGACGGAGAAGCAGGCGGTGCGAAGAGCGCTGCTGGAGGAGAGGGGGCGCTACTGCTCATTTATCAACCTGCTGCAGCCTGTGGTG AATGTCGAGATCGCCATGCTGGGGGAGATAACCCACCTCCAAGCCATCGTTGAAGACCTCACCGTTCTGACGGAAGACCCTCACAAGCTGCCGCCCGCCAGTGAACAG GTGATCCGGGACCTGAAAGGCTCCGATTATAGCTGGTCCTACCAGACGCCCCCGTCCTCCCCCAGCAGCACCACCTCCAGGAAGAGCAGCATGTGCAG CCTGCTCCAGATGCCCTCGGCGGGGGCCCACCGGCTCAGCAGCGTCTCCTCCCACGACTCGGGGTTCGTCTCGCAGGACGCCAACACCCTCTCCAAGCCCCCGTCCCCCATGCCGTCTGACATCACCAGCCAG AAATCAACAAGCTCAGCCTCCTCCGAGGCGTCAGAAACCTGCCAGTCTGTCAGCGAGTGCAACTCTCCCACAGCG TTTGGCTCATGCTCATCCTTCGGCACCTTCCGCCCTGCTTTCTCTCAAACCGGCACCATCCGGCCTCTATCTGTCATACTTCCCTCGTCTCCCACATTTAACCACTCCCCCGGATCCAACGATCCCTCACCCACATCAAAGGTTCCTAGCTGGaag GACTGGGCTAAGTCCAGCTCCTGCGAGCCGTCGCTAGCCAGCACGCCGCAGCGCAGGAGGGAGCCGGCAGACAAGATGAGGGAAGCCGAGGCTCCGCCCAGTCCGCAGGGATACCCTGGGATGCAGGCGGACGATCTGGGCAGAGCGAGGAGTGGAATTATTACAGCAAAG CACGGGGAGCCCCTATCTCCGGCAGCCAGCTCTCTGGCCATGGTCCTGACCCGCGGCCTGAGCATGGAGCAGCAGAAGAGCAGCAGAGACTCTCTGCAGTACTCCAGCGGCTACAGCAGCCAGACCAACACCCCCTCCTGCTCCGAGGACACCATACCCTCACAAG GTTCAGATTACGAGTGCTACTCTCTGAACGGAGACGCTGACGGCGAGGGCCAGGCCGACTTCGACAAGTCCTCCACCATCCCGCGGCACAGCAACATCGCCCAGAGCTACCGCCGCATGATCCAAACCAAGAGGCCCGCCAGCACGGCGGGTCTGCCCGCGGGGCGAAGCCCGCAGGGGACTCCCAACGGCCCCGAGGGCGGGAGCTCCGGAGTCATAACCTCGGGGACCGCCACCATTCGTCGGACTCCGTCCACGAAGACGGGCGTGAGGCGCACCCCGTCCACGTCTGGCCCCATCCCCATCCGGCCCCCCATCGTTCCCGCCAAAACCCCCACCGTGCCGGACTCTCCGGGCCACGCCAGCCCCTCCCCGCACCACACAGGCGGCGAGGAGTTCCTGTACGGCGGGGACGTATACATGATGGGTTCCCCGAAGCGGATGAGCCTCCCCGACACAACGTGGAGCAGGGGGGGAGGGGGTGCCACCGACAGGACTCTGTACCCCCAGCAGGCGCCTGGCATGGGCGCCCAGAGTGGCGAGGAGGACCCTCTGCTGGCTGCCAACCGTCACAGCCTGGTGGAGAAGATAGGAGAGCTGGCGGCCAGCGCTCACGCCCTCGGCGAGGGTCACTTCCCATTCTCCAGCTCGCTGCCTGGCGAGTCGGCCCCCCAGGAGCTGTCCTCTGTAAAGGACGTGGACATGCTGGTGACCATTCGCCGCGGGGTGAAGCTGCGCAAGACGGTGACTGACGATCGGTCTTCTCCCAGAATCCTTCGGTAG
- the mtss1la gene encoding MTSS I-BAR domain containing 2a isoform X3, protein MRNQIGQNSFSSNQTSSYPVWEDFSAKATKLHAQLRTTILAAVAFLDAFQKVADMATNSRGATREIGSALTRMCMRHRSIEAKLRHFSNVLTEGLVTPLQDRIEEWKKTANQLDKDHAKEYKRSRQEIKRKSLDTIKLQKKARKELLGRGNLRPQLDSAMQDVNDLYLLMEETEKQAVRRALLEERGRYCSFINLLQPVVNVEIAMLGEITHLQAIVEDLTVLTEDPHKLPPASEQVIRDLKGSDYSWSYQTPPSSPSSTTSRKSSMCSLLQMPSAGAHRLSSVSSHDSGFVSQDANTLSKPPSPMPSDITSQKSTSSASSEASETCQSVSECNSPTAFGSCSSFGTFRPAFSQTGTIRPLSVILPSSPTFNHSPGSNDPSPTSKVPSWKDWAKSSSCEPSLASTPQRRREPADKMREAEAPPSPQGYPGMQADDLGRARSGIITAKHGEPLSPAASSLAMVLTRGLSMEQQKSSRDSLQYSSGYSSQTNTPSCSEDTIPSQGSDYECYSLNGDADGEGQADFDKSSTIPRHSNIAQSYRRMIQTKRPASTAGLPAGRSPQGTPNGPEGGSSGVITSGTATIRRTPSTKTGVRRTPSTSGPIPIRPPIVPAKTPTVPDSPGHASPSPHHTGGEEFLYGGDVYMMGSPKRMSLPDTTWSRGGGGATDRTLYPQQAPGMGAQSGEEDPLLAANRHSLVEKIGELAASAHALGEGHFPFSSSLPGESAPQELSSVKDVDMLVTIRRGVKLRKTVTDDRSSPRILR, encoded by the exons GTGCCACCAGGGAAATCGGCTCAGCCCTGACGAGGATGTGCATGAGGCACCGCAGCATCGAGGCCAAATTACGCCACTTCTCCAA CGTCCTCACGGAGGGCCTGGTCACTCCGCTCCAAGACCGGATAGAAGAGTGGAAGAAGACGGCTAACCAGCTGGACAAAGACCACGCCAAAG aataCAAAAGATCTCGTCAGGAAATCAAGAGGAAGTCCTTAGATACCATCAAGCTGCAGAAGAAAGcaagaaaag AGTTGCTAG GGAGGGGGAACCTGCGCCCCCAGCTGGACAGCGCCATGCAGGACGTCAACGACCTGTACCTGCTGATGGAGGAGACGGAGAAGCAGGCGGTGCGAAGAGCGCTGCTGGAGGAGAGGGGGCGCTACTGCTCATTTATCAACCTGCTGCAGCCTGTGGTG AATGTCGAGATCGCCATGCTGGGGGAGATAACCCACCTCCAAGCCATCGTTGAAGACCTCACCGTTCTGACGGAAGACCCTCACAAGCTGCCGCCCGCCAGTGAACAG GTGATCCGGGACCTGAAAGGCTCCGATTATAGCTGGTCCTACCAGACGCCCCCGTCCTCCCCCAGCAGCACCACCTCCAGGAAGAGCAGCATGTGCAG CCTGCTCCAGATGCCCTCGGCGGGGGCCCACCGGCTCAGCAGCGTCTCCTCCCACGACTCGGGGTTCGTCTCGCAGGACGCCAACACCCTCTCCAAGCCCCCGTCCCCCATGCCGTCTGACATCACCAGCCAG AAATCAACAAGCTCAGCCTCCTCCGAGGCGTCAGAAACCTGCCAGTCTGTCAGCGAGTGCAACTCTCCCACAGCG TTTGGCTCATGCTCATCCTTCGGCACCTTCCGCCCTGCTTTCTCTCAAACCGGCACCATCCGGCCTCTATCTGTCATACTTCCCTCGTCTCCCACATTTAACCACTCCCCCGGATCCAACGATCCCTCACCCACATCAAAGGTTCCTAGCTGGaag GACTGGGCTAAGTCCAGCTCCTGCGAGCCGTCGCTAGCCAGCACGCCGCAGCGCAGGAGGGAGCCGGCAGACAAGATGAGGGAAGCCGAGGCTCCGCCCAGTCCGCAGGGATACCCTGGGATGCAGGCGGACGATCTGGGCAGAGCGAGGAGTGGAATTATTACAGCAAAG CACGGGGAGCCCCTATCTCCGGCAGCCAGCTCTCTGGCCATGGTCCTGACCCGCGGCCTGAGCATGGAGCAGCAGAAGAGCAGCAGAGACTCTCTGCAGTACTCCAGCGGCTACAGCAGCCAGACCAACACCCCCTCCTGCTCCGAGGACACCATACCCTCACAAG GTTCAGATTACGAGTGCTACTCTCTGAACGGAGACGCTGACGGCGAGGGCCAGGCCGACTTCGACAAGTCCTCCACCATCCCGCGGCACAGCAACATCGCCCAGAGCTACCGCCGCATGATCCAAACCAAGAGGCCCGCCAGCACGGCGGGTCTGCCCGCGGGGCGAAGCCCGCAGGGGACTCCCAACGGCCCCGAGGGCGGGAGCTCCGGAGTCATAACCTCGGGGACCGCCACCATTCGTCGGACTCCGTCCACGAAGACGGGCGTGAGGCGCACCCCGTCCACGTCTGGCCCCATCCCCATCCGGCCCCCCATCGTTCCCGCCAAAACCCCCACCGTGCCGGACTCTCCGGGCCACGCCAGCCCCTCCCCGCACCACACAGGCGGCGAGGAGTTCCTGTACGGCGGGGACGTATACATGATGGGTTCCCCGAAGCGGATGAGCCTCCCCGACACAACGTGGAGCAGGGGGGGAGGGGGTGCCACCGACAGGACTCTGTACCCCCAGCAGGCGCCTGGCATGGGCGCCCAGAGTGGCGAGGAGGACCCTCTGCTGGCTGCCAACCGTCACAGCCTGGTGGAGAAGATAGGAGAGCTGGCGGCCAGCGCTCACGCCCTCGGCGAGGGTCACTTCCCATTCTCCAGCTCGCTGCCTGGCGAGTCGGCCCCCCAGGAGCTGTCCTCTGTAAAGGACGTGGACATGCTGGTGACCATTCGCCGCGGGGTGAAGCTGCGCAAGACGGTGACTGACGATCGGTCTTCTCCCAGAATCCTTCGGTAG
- the mtss1la gene encoding MTSS I-BAR domain containing 2a isoform X4 yields MESVEKECGALGGLFQAIVNDMKSSYPVWEDFSAKATKLHAQLRTTILAAVAFLDAFQKVADMATNSRGATREIGSALTRMCMRHRSIEAKLRHFSNVLTEGLVTPLQDRIEEWKKTANQLDKDHAKEYKRSRQEIKRKSLDTIKLQKKARKELLGRGNLRPQLDSAMQDVNDLYLLMEETEKQAVRRALLEERGRYCSFINLLQPVVNVEIAMLGEITHLQAIVEDLTVLTEDPHKLPPASEQVIRDLKGSDYSWSYQTPPSSPSSTTSRKSSMCSLLQMPSAGAHRLSSVSSHDSGFVSQDANTLSKPPSPMPSDITSQFGSCSSFGTFRPAFSQTGTIRPLSVILPSSPTFNHSPGSNDPSPTSKVPSWKDWAKSSSCEPSLASTPQRRREPADKMREAEAPPSPQGYPGMQADDLGRARSGIITAKHGEPLSPAASSLAMVLTRGLSMEQQKSSRDSLQYSSGYSSQTNTPSCSEDTIPSQGSDYECYSLNGDADGEGQADFDKSSTIPRHSNIAQSYRRMIQTKRPASTAGLPAGRSPQGTPNGPEGGSSGVITSGTATIRRTPSTKTGVRRTPSTSGPIPIRPPIVPAKTPTVPDSPGHASPSPHHTGGEEFLYGGDVYMMGSPKRMSLPDTTWSRGGGGATDRTLYPQQAPGMGAQSGEEDPLLAANRHSLVEKIGELAASAHALGEGHFPFSSSLPGESAPQELSSVKDVDMLVTIRRGVKLRKTVTDDRSSPRILR; encoded by the exons GTGCCACCAGGGAAATCGGCTCAGCCCTGACGAGGATGTGCATGAGGCACCGCAGCATCGAGGCCAAATTACGCCACTTCTCCAA CGTCCTCACGGAGGGCCTGGTCACTCCGCTCCAAGACCGGATAGAAGAGTGGAAGAAGACGGCTAACCAGCTGGACAAAGACCACGCCAAAG aataCAAAAGATCTCGTCAGGAAATCAAGAGGAAGTCCTTAGATACCATCAAGCTGCAGAAGAAAGcaagaaaag AGTTGCTAG GGAGGGGGAACCTGCGCCCCCAGCTGGACAGCGCCATGCAGGACGTCAACGACCTGTACCTGCTGATGGAGGAGACGGAGAAGCAGGCGGTGCGAAGAGCGCTGCTGGAGGAGAGGGGGCGCTACTGCTCATTTATCAACCTGCTGCAGCCTGTGGTG AATGTCGAGATCGCCATGCTGGGGGAGATAACCCACCTCCAAGCCATCGTTGAAGACCTCACCGTTCTGACGGAAGACCCTCACAAGCTGCCGCCCGCCAGTGAACAG GTGATCCGGGACCTGAAAGGCTCCGATTATAGCTGGTCCTACCAGACGCCCCCGTCCTCCCCCAGCAGCACCACCTCCAGGAAGAGCAGCATGTGCAG CCTGCTCCAGATGCCCTCGGCGGGGGCCCACCGGCTCAGCAGCGTCTCCTCCCACGACTCGGGGTTCGTCTCGCAGGACGCCAACACCCTCTCCAAGCCCCCGTCCCCCATGCCGTCTGACATCACCAGCCAG TTTGGCTCATGCTCATCCTTCGGCACCTTCCGCCCTGCTTTCTCTCAAACCGGCACCATCCGGCCTCTATCTGTCATACTTCCCTCGTCTCCCACATTTAACCACTCCCCCGGATCCAACGATCCCTCACCCACATCAAAGGTTCCTAGCTGGaag GACTGGGCTAAGTCCAGCTCCTGCGAGCCGTCGCTAGCCAGCACGCCGCAGCGCAGGAGGGAGCCGGCAGACAAGATGAGGGAAGCCGAGGCTCCGCCCAGTCCGCAGGGATACCCTGGGATGCAGGCGGACGATCTGGGCAGAGCGAGGAGTGGAATTATTACAGCAAAG CACGGGGAGCCCCTATCTCCGGCAGCCAGCTCTCTGGCCATGGTCCTGACCCGCGGCCTGAGCATGGAGCAGCAGAAGAGCAGCAGAGACTCTCTGCAGTACTCCAGCGGCTACAGCAGCCAGACCAACACCCCCTCCTGCTCCGAGGACACCATACCCTCACAAG GTTCAGATTACGAGTGCTACTCTCTGAACGGAGACGCTGACGGCGAGGGCCAGGCCGACTTCGACAAGTCCTCCACCATCCCGCGGCACAGCAACATCGCCCAGAGCTACCGCCGCATGATCCAAACCAAGAGGCCCGCCAGCACGGCGGGTCTGCCCGCGGGGCGAAGCCCGCAGGGGACTCCCAACGGCCCCGAGGGCGGGAGCTCCGGAGTCATAACCTCGGGGACCGCCACCATTCGTCGGACTCCGTCCACGAAGACGGGCGTGAGGCGCACCCCGTCCACGTCTGGCCCCATCCCCATCCGGCCCCCCATCGTTCCCGCCAAAACCCCCACCGTGCCGGACTCTCCGGGCCACGCCAGCCCCTCCCCGCACCACACAGGCGGCGAGGAGTTCCTGTACGGCGGGGACGTATACATGATGGGTTCCCCGAAGCGGATGAGCCTCCCCGACACAACGTGGAGCAGGGGGGGAGGGGGTGCCACCGACAGGACTCTGTACCCCCAGCAGGCGCCTGGCATGGGCGCCCAGAGTGGCGAGGAGGACCCTCTGCTGGCTGCCAACCGTCACAGCCTGGTGGAGAAGATAGGAGAGCTGGCGGCCAGCGCTCACGCCCTCGGCGAGGGTCACTTCCCATTCTCCAGCTCGCTGCCTGGCGAGTCGGCCCCCCAGGAGCTGTCCTCTGTAAAGGACGTGGACATGCTGGTGACCATTCGCCGCGGGGTGAAGCTGCGCAAGACGGTGACTGACGATCGGTCTTCTCCCAGAATCCTTCGGTAG
- the mtss1la gene encoding MTSS I-BAR domain containing 2a isoform X5, with product MESVEKECGALGGLFQAIVNDMKSSYPVWEDFSAKATKLHAQLRTTILAAVAFLDAFQKVADMATNSRGATREIGSALTRMCMRHRSIEAKLRHFSNVLTEGLVTPLQDRIEEWKKTANQLDKDHAKEYKRSRQEIKRKSLDTIKLQKKARKELLGRGNLRPQLDSAMQDVNDLYLLMEETEKQAVRRALLEERGRYCSFINLLQPVVNVEIAMLGEITHLQAIVEDLTVLTEDPHKLPPASEQVIRDLKGSDYSWSYQTPPSSPSSTTSRKSSMCSLLQMPSAGAHRLSSVSSHDSGFVSQDANTLSKPPSPMPSDITSQKSTSSASSEASETCQSVSECNSPTADWAKSSSCEPSLASTPQRRREPADKMREAEAPPSPQGYPGMQADDLGRARSGIITAKHGEPLSPAASSLAMVLTRGLSMEQQKSSRDSLQYSSGYSSQTNTPSCSEDTIPSQGSDYECYSLNGDADGEGQADFDKSSTIPRHSNIAQSYRRMIQTKRPASTAGLPAGRSPQGTPNGPEGGSSGVITSGTATIRRTPSTKTGVRRTPSTSGPIPIRPPIVPAKTPTVPDSPGHASPSPHHTGGEEFLYGGDVYMMGSPKRMSLPDTTWSRGGGGATDRTLYPQQAPGMGAQSGEEDPLLAANRHSLVEKIGELAASAHALGEGHFPFSSSLPGESAPQELSSVKDVDMLVTIRRGVKLRKTVTDDRSSPRILR from the exons GTGCCACCAGGGAAATCGGCTCAGCCCTGACGAGGATGTGCATGAGGCACCGCAGCATCGAGGCCAAATTACGCCACTTCTCCAA CGTCCTCACGGAGGGCCTGGTCACTCCGCTCCAAGACCGGATAGAAGAGTGGAAGAAGACGGCTAACCAGCTGGACAAAGACCACGCCAAAG aataCAAAAGATCTCGTCAGGAAATCAAGAGGAAGTCCTTAGATACCATCAAGCTGCAGAAGAAAGcaagaaaag AGTTGCTAG GGAGGGGGAACCTGCGCCCCCAGCTGGACAGCGCCATGCAGGACGTCAACGACCTGTACCTGCTGATGGAGGAGACGGAGAAGCAGGCGGTGCGAAGAGCGCTGCTGGAGGAGAGGGGGCGCTACTGCTCATTTATCAACCTGCTGCAGCCTGTGGTG AATGTCGAGATCGCCATGCTGGGGGAGATAACCCACCTCCAAGCCATCGTTGAAGACCTCACCGTTCTGACGGAAGACCCTCACAAGCTGCCGCCCGCCAGTGAACAG GTGATCCGGGACCTGAAAGGCTCCGATTATAGCTGGTCCTACCAGACGCCCCCGTCCTCCCCCAGCAGCACCACCTCCAGGAAGAGCAGCATGTGCAG CCTGCTCCAGATGCCCTCGGCGGGGGCCCACCGGCTCAGCAGCGTCTCCTCCCACGACTCGGGGTTCGTCTCGCAGGACGCCAACACCCTCTCCAAGCCCCCGTCCCCCATGCCGTCTGACATCACCAGCCAG AAATCAACAAGCTCAGCCTCCTCCGAGGCGTCAGAAACCTGCCAGTCTGTCAGCGAGTGCAACTCTCCCACAGCG GACTGGGCTAAGTCCAGCTCCTGCGAGCCGTCGCTAGCCAGCACGCCGCAGCGCAGGAGGGAGCCGGCAGACAAGATGAGGGAAGCCGAGGCTCCGCCCAGTCCGCAGGGATACCCTGGGATGCAGGCGGACGATCTGGGCAGAGCGAGGAGTGGAATTATTACAGCAAAG CACGGGGAGCCCCTATCTCCGGCAGCCAGCTCTCTGGCCATGGTCCTGACCCGCGGCCTGAGCATGGAGCAGCAGAAGAGCAGCAGAGACTCTCTGCAGTACTCCAGCGGCTACAGCAGCCAGACCAACACCCCCTCCTGCTCCGAGGACACCATACCCTCACAAG GTTCAGATTACGAGTGCTACTCTCTGAACGGAGACGCTGACGGCGAGGGCCAGGCCGACTTCGACAAGTCCTCCACCATCCCGCGGCACAGCAACATCGCCCAGAGCTACCGCCGCATGATCCAAACCAAGAGGCCCGCCAGCACGGCGGGTCTGCCCGCGGGGCGAAGCCCGCAGGGGACTCCCAACGGCCCCGAGGGCGGGAGCTCCGGAGTCATAACCTCGGGGACCGCCACCATTCGTCGGACTCCGTCCACGAAGACGGGCGTGAGGCGCACCCCGTCCACGTCTGGCCCCATCCCCATCCGGCCCCCCATCGTTCCCGCCAAAACCCCCACCGTGCCGGACTCTCCGGGCCACGCCAGCCCCTCCCCGCACCACACAGGCGGCGAGGAGTTCCTGTACGGCGGGGACGTATACATGATGGGTTCCCCGAAGCGGATGAGCCTCCCCGACACAACGTGGAGCAGGGGGGGAGGGGGTGCCACCGACAGGACTCTGTACCCCCAGCAGGCGCCTGGCATGGGCGCCCAGAGTGGCGAGGAGGACCCTCTGCTGGCTGCCAACCGTCACAGCCTGGTGGAGAAGATAGGAGAGCTGGCGGCCAGCGCTCACGCCCTCGGCGAGGGTCACTTCCCATTCTCCAGCTCGCTGCCTGGCGAGTCGGCCCCCCAGGAGCTGTCCTCTGTAAAGGACGTGGACATGCTGGTGACCATTCGCCGCGGGGTGAAGCTGCGCAAGACGGTGACTGACGATCGGTCTTCTCCCAGAATCCTTCGGTAG
- the mtss1la gene encoding MTSS I-BAR domain containing 2a isoform X2, whose product MESVEKECGALGGLFQAIVNDMKSSYPVWEDFSAKATKLHAQLRTTILAAVAFLDAFQKVADMATNSRGATREIGSALTRMCMRHRSIEAKLRHFSNVLTEGLVTPLQDRIEEWKKTANQLDKDHAKEYKRSRQEIKRKSLDTIKLQKKARKGRGNLRPQLDSAMQDVNDLYLLMEETEKQAVRRALLEERGRYCSFINLLQPVVNVEIAMLGEITHLQAIVEDLTVLTEDPHKLPPASEQVIRDLKGSDYSWSYQTPPSSPSSTTSRKSSMCSLLQMPSAGAHRLSSVSSHDSGFVSQDANTLSKPPSPMPSDITSQKSTSSASSEASETCQSVSECNSPTAFGSCSSFGTFRPAFSQTGTIRPLSVILPSSPTFNHSPGSNDPSPTSKVPSWKDWAKSSSCEPSLASTPQRRREPADKMREAEAPPSPQGYPGMQADDLGRARSGIITAKHGEPLSPAASSLAMVLTRGLSMEQQKSSRDSLQYSSGYSSQTNTPSCSEDTIPSQGSDYECYSLNGDADGEGQADFDKSSTIPRHSNIAQSYRRMIQTKRPASTAGLPAGRSPQGTPNGPEGGSSGVITSGTATIRRTPSTKTGVRRTPSTSGPIPIRPPIVPAKTPTVPDSPGHASPSPHHTGGEEFLYGGDVYMMGSPKRMSLPDTTWSRGGGGATDRTLYPQQAPGMGAQSGEEDPLLAANRHSLVEKIGELAASAHALGEGHFPFSSSLPGESAPQELSSVKDVDMLVTIRRGVKLRKTVTDDRSSPRILR is encoded by the exons GTGCCACCAGGGAAATCGGCTCAGCCCTGACGAGGATGTGCATGAGGCACCGCAGCATCGAGGCCAAATTACGCCACTTCTCCAA CGTCCTCACGGAGGGCCTGGTCACTCCGCTCCAAGACCGGATAGAAGAGTGGAAGAAGACGGCTAACCAGCTGGACAAAGACCACGCCAAAG aataCAAAAGATCTCGTCAGGAAATCAAGAGGAAGTCCTTAGATACCATCAAGCTGCAGAAGAAAGcaagaaaag GGAGGGGGAACCTGCGCCCCCAGCTGGACAGCGCCATGCAGGACGTCAACGACCTGTACCTGCTGATGGAGGAGACGGAGAAGCAGGCGGTGCGAAGAGCGCTGCTGGAGGAGAGGGGGCGCTACTGCTCATTTATCAACCTGCTGCAGCCTGTGGTG AATGTCGAGATCGCCATGCTGGGGGAGATAACCCACCTCCAAGCCATCGTTGAAGACCTCACCGTTCTGACGGAAGACCCTCACAAGCTGCCGCCCGCCAGTGAACAG GTGATCCGGGACCTGAAAGGCTCCGATTATAGCTGGTCCTACCAGACGCCCCCGTCCTCCCCCAGCAGCACCACCTCCAGGAAGAGCAGCATGTGCAG CCTGCTCCAGATGCCCTCGGCGGGGGCCCACCGGCTCAGCAGCGTCTCCTCCCACGACTCGGGGTTCGTCTCGCAGGACGCCAACACCCTCTCCAAGCCCCCGTCCCCCATGCCGTCTGACATCACCAGCCAG AAATCAACAAGCTCAGCCTCCTCCGAGGCGTCAGAAACCTGCCAGTCTGTCAGCGAGTGCAACTCTCCCACAGCG TTTGGCTCATGCTCATCCTTCGGCACCTTCCGCCCTGCTTTCTCTCAAACCGGCACCATCCGGCCTCTATCTGTCATACTTCCCTCGTCTCCCACATTTAACCACTCCCCCGGATCCAACGATCCCTCACCCACATCAAAGGTTCCTAGCTGGaag GACTGGGCTAAGTCCAGCTCCTGCGAGCCGTCGCTAGCCAGCACGCCGCAGCGCAGGAGGGAGCCGGCAGACAAGATGAGGGAAGCCGAGGCTCCGCCCAGTCCGCAGGGATACCCTGGGATGCAGGCGGACGATCTGGGCAGAGCGAGGAGTGGAATTATTACAGCAAAG CACGGGGAGCCCCTATCTCCGGCAGCCAGCTCTCTGGCCATGGTCCTGACCCGCGGCCTGAGCATGGAGCAGCAGAAGAGCAGCAGAGACTCTCTGCAGTACTCCAGCGGCTACAGCAGCCAGACCAACACCCCCTCCTGCTCCGAGGACACCATACCCTCACAAG GTTCAGATTACGAGTGCTACTCTCTGAACGGAGACGCTGACGGCGAGGGCCAGGCCGACTTCGACAAGTCCTCCACCATCCCGCGGCACAGCAACATCGCCCAGAGCTACCGCCGCATGATCCAAACCAAGAGGCCCGCCAGCACGGCGGGTCTGCCCGCGGGGCGAAGCCCGCAGGGGACTCCCAACGGCCCCGAGGGCGGGAGCTCCGGAGTCATAACCTCGGGGACCGCCACCATTCGTCGGACTCCGTCCACGAAGACGGGCGTGAGGCGCACCCCGTCCACGTCTGGCCCCATCCCCATCCGGCCCCCCATCGTTCCCGCCAAAACCCCCACCGTGCCGGACTCTCCGGGCCACGCCAGCCCCTCCCCGCACCACACAGGCGGCGAGGAGTTCCTGTACGGCGGGGACGTATACATGATGGGTTCCCCGAAGCGGATGAGCCTCCCCGACACAACGTGGAGCAGGGGGGGAGGGGGTGCCACCGACAGGACTCTGTACCCCCAGCAGGCGCCTGGCATGGGCGCCCAGAGTGGCGAGGAGGACCCTCTGCTGGCTGCCAACCGTCACAGCCTGGTGGAGAAGATAGGAGAGCTGGCGGCCAGCGCTCACGCCCTCGGCGAGGGTCACTTCCCATTCTCCAGCTCGCTGCCTGGCGAGTCGGCCCCCCAGGAGCTGTCCTCTGTAAAGGACGTGGACATGCTGGTGACCATTCGCCGCGGGGTGAAGCTGCGCAAGACGGTGACTGACGATCGGTCTTCTCCCAGAATCCTTCGGTAG